In Monodelphis domestica isolate mMonDom1 chromosome 3, mMonDom1.pri, whole genome shotgun sequence, the following proteins share a genomic window:
- the LOC100014591 gene encoding zinc finger protein 420-like isoform X2, whose product MGSGRGLLRAWAEPGRPALSGGSLGFQGAVTFQDVAVTFTPEEWGRLVAPQKELYREVMLENYGHLSSLGLAASKPDVILRLERGEAPWPRRHGADLQVVSKTKESTPKIAISIEESSSKTLTKNLPCVFKLGETLEYDTQLKKQQRNVEKYSRIHPGEKPRKCNECGKPFRQRSQLIEHMRIHTGEKPYECKICGKAFRRTTGLIQHQTTHTGERPYECNECGKAFTRITDLTRHQRIHTGEKPYRCEECGKAFTQIIDLTRHQRIHTGEKPYECFECGKAYHGSSQLTRHQRIHTGEKPYQCSECGKAFSQKSQLTVHQRIHTGEKPYECKECGKAFSQSSQLTLHQRIHTGEKPYACKECGKAFSQSSQLTLHQSVHTGVKPYECNECGKSFSCFTILTEHQRIHTGERPYKCNECGKAFSQSSQLTLHHRIHTGEKPYECNECGKAFSRFTILTQHQRIHTGEKPYECNECGKSFSWSTGLSRHKAIHNGDKPYECEECGKAFHESSQLIRHQRIHTGEKPYECFECGKAFSRFTILTQHQRIHTGEKPYECFECGKSFSRSSQLTLHQRIHTGEKPYECFECGKAFSQSSQLTLHQRIHTGEKPYECNDCGKAFRDSSQLSRHQRSHNGIKPYECM is encoded by the exons ATGGGCTCCGGGCGGGGGCTGTTGCGCGCCTGGGCGGAGCCTGGCCGGCCGGCTCTCAGCGGGGGCTCCTTGGGGTTTCAGGGCGCCGTGACCTTCCAGGACGTGGCCGTGACCTTCACCCCGGAGGAATGGGGGCGCCTGGTGGCcccccagaaggagctgtaccgggaggtgatgctggagaactacGGGCACCTGAGCAGTCTGG GACTGGCCGCTTCGAAGCCGGACGTGATCCTCCGGCTGGAGCGAGGGGAAGCCCCGTGGCCGCGGAGACACGGTGCAG attTGCAGGTGGTGTCTAAAACCAAGGAGTCAACTCCAAAGATTGCCATTTCTATTGAAGAATCATCCTCGAAAACACTCACAAAGAATCTTCCCTGTGTCTTCAAGTTGGGAGAAACCTTAGAATATGATACCCAGTTAAAGAAGCAGCAAAGAAATGTGGAAAAGTACTCCAG AATTCACCCTGGAGAGAAGCCCcgtaaatgtaatgaatgtgggaagccCTTTCGCCAGCGTTCACAACTTATTGAACATatgagaattcatactggagagaaaccttatgaatgtaagatatgtgggaaggccttcaggCGGACCACAGGACTTATTCAACATCAGACaactcatactggagagagaccttatgaatgtaatgaatgtgggaaggctttTACCCGGATCACAGATCTTACTcgacatcaaagaattcatactggagaaaaaccttacaGATGTGAGGAGTGTGGAAAGGCCTTCACCCAGATTATAGATCTTACTcgacatcaaagaattcatactggagaaaaaccttatgaatgttttgaatgtgggaaggcctacCATGGGAGCTCACAACTTACtcgacatcagagaattcatactggagagaaaccttatcagtgcagtgaatgtgggaaggctttcAGTCAGAAGTCACaacttactgtacatcagagaattcacactggagagaaaccttatgaatgcaaagaatgtgggaaggccttcagtCAGAGCTCACAACTTActctacatcagagaattcatactggagagaaaccttatgcatgcaaagaatgtgggaaggccttcagtCAGAGCTCACAGCTTACTCTACATCAGAGTGTTCACACTGGAgtgaaaccttatgaatgtaatgaatgtgggaagtcTTTCAGCTGTTTCACAATACTTACTGAACACCAgcgaattcatactggagagagaccttataaatgtaatgaatgtggaaaagcttttagCCAGAGCTCACAGCTTACTCTACATCATagaattcatacaggagagaaaccttatgaatgtaatgaatgtgggaaggcctttagtCGCTTCACAATTCTcactcaacatcagagaattcatacaggagaaaaaccttatgaatgtaatgaatgtgggaagtcTTTTAGCTGGAGTACAGGACTTAGTAGGCATAAAGCAATTCATAATGGAGACAAACCGTATGAATGTGAAGAGTGTGGGAAGGCTTTCCATGAGAGCTCTCAGCTAATtcgacatcagagaattcatactggagagaaaccgtaTGAATGTTTTGAATGTGGGAAGGCTTTTAGTCGTTTCACAATACTTACtcaacatcaaagaattcatactggagagaaaccttatgaatgcttTGAATGTGGAAAATCTTTTAGCCGGAGCTCTCAGCTTACTctacaccagagaattcacactggagagaaaccttatgaatgtttTGAATGTGGCAAAGCTTTCAGTCAGAGTTCACAGCTTActctacatcagagaattcatactggggagaagccttatgaatgtaatgactGTGGGAAGGCCTTCCGTGACAGTTCACAACTGTCTCGACATCAGAGAAGTCATAATGGAATAAAACCCTATGAATGTATGTGA
- the LOC100014591 gene encoding zinc finger protein 420-like isoform X4, producing the protein MAPGPEGAVTFQDVAVTFTPEEWGRLVAPQKELYREVMLENYGHLSSLGLAASKPDVILRLERGEAPWPRRHGADLQVVSKTKESTPKIAISIEESSSKTLTKNLPCVFKLGETLEYDTQLKKQQRNVEKYSRIHPGEKPRKCNECGKPFRQRSQLIEHMRIHTGEKPYECKICGKAFRRTTGLIQHQTTHTGERPYECNECGKAFTRITDLTRHQRIHTGEKPYRCEECGKAFTQIIDLTRHQRIHTGEKPYECFECGKAYHGSSQLTRHQRIHTGEKPYQCSECGKAFSQKSQLTVHQRIHTGEKPYECKECGKAFSQSSQLTLHQRIHTGEKPYACKECGKAFSQSSQLTLHQSVHTGVKPYECNECGKSFSCFTILTEHQRIHTGERPYKCNECGKAFSQSSQLTLHHRIHTGEKPYECNECGKAFSRFTILTQHQRIHTGEKPYECNECGKSFSWSTGLSRHKAIHNGDKPYECEECGKAFHESSQLIRHQRIHTGEKPYECFECGKAFSRFTILTQHQRIHTGEKPYECFECGKSFSRSSQLTLHQRIHTGEKPYECFECGKAFSQSSQLTLHQRIHTGEKPYECNDCGKAFRDSSQLSRHQRSHNGIKPYECM; encoded by the exons ATGGCCCCCGGGCCGGAG GGCGCCGTGACCTTCCAGGACGTGGCCGTGACCTTCACCCCGGAGGAATGGGGGCGCCTGGTGGCcccccagaaggagctgtaccgggaggtgatgctggagaactacGGGCACCTGAGCAGTCTGG GACTGGCCGCTTCGAAGCCGGACGTGATCCTCCGGCTGGAGCGAGGGGAAGCCCCGTGGCCGCGGAGACACGGTGCAG attTGCAGGTGGTGTCTAAAACCAAGGAGTCAACTCCAAAGATTGCCATTTCTATTGAAGAATCATCCTCGAAAACACTCACAAAGAATCTTCCCTGTGTCTTCAAGTTGGGAGAAACCTTAGAATATGATACCCAGTTAAAGAAGCAGCAAAGAAATGTGGAAAAGTACTCCAG AATTCACCCTGGAGAGAAGCCCcgtaaatgtaatgaatgtgggaagccCTTTCGCCAGCGTTCACAACTTATTGAACATatgagaattcatactggagagaaaccttatgaatgtaagatatgtgggaaggccttcaggCGGACCACAGGACTTATTCAACATCAGACaactcatactggagagagaccttatgaatgtaatgaatgtgggaaggctttTACCCGGATCACAGATCTTACTcgacatcaaagaattcatactggagaaaaaccttacaGATGTGAGGAGTGTGGAAAGGCCTTCACCCAGATTATAGATCTTACTcgacatcaaagaattcatactggagaaaaaccttatgaatgttttgaatgtgggaaggcctacCATGGGAGCTCACAACTTACtcgacatcagagaattcatactggagagaaaccttatcagtgcagtgaatgtgggaaggctttcAGTCAGAAGTCACaacttactgtacatcagagaattcacactggagagaaaccttatgaatgcaaagaatgtgggaaggccttcagtCAGAGCTCACAACTTActctacatcagagaattcatactggagagaaaccttatgcatgcaaagaatgtgggaaggccttcagtCAGAGCTCACAGCTTACTCTACATCAGAGTGTTCACACTGGAgtgaaaccttatgaatgtaatgaatgtgggaagtcTTTCAGCTGTTTCACAATACTTACTGAACACCAgcgaattcatactggagagagaccttataaatgtaatgaatgtggaaaagcttttagCCAGAGCTCACAGCTTACTCTACATCATagaattcatacaggagagaaaccttatgaatgtaatgaatgtgggaaggcctttagtCGCTTCACAATTCTcactcaacatcagagaattcatacaggagaaaaaccttatgaatgtaatgaatgtgggaagtcTTTTAGCTGGAGTACAGGACTTAGTAGGCATAAAGCAATTCATAATGGAGACAAACCGTATGAATGTGAAGAGTGTGGGAAGGCTTTCCATGAGAGCTCTCAGCTAATtcgacatcagagaattcatactggagagaaaccgtaTGAATGTTTTGAATGTGGGAAGGCTTTTAGTCGTTTCACAATACTTACtcaacatcaaagaattcatactggagagaaaccttatgaatgcttTGAATGTGGAAAATCTTTTAGCCGGAGCTCTCAGCTTACTctacaccagagaattcacactggagagaaaccttatgaatgtttTGAATGTGGCAAAGCTTTCAGTCAGAGTTCACAGCTTActctacatcagagaattcatactggggagaagccttatgaatgtaatgactGTGGGAAGGCCTTCCGTGACAGTTCACAACTGTCTCGACATCAGAGAAGTCATAATGGAATAAAACCCTATGAATGTATGTGA